One segment of Arcanobacterium haemolyticum DSM 20595 DNA contains the following:
- a CDS encoding bifunctional riboflavin kinase/FAD synthetase, producing MQVWHSSSDVPADFGASVLTIGIFDGVHRGHQEVVRETVRIARERNLPAVALTFDPHPRLVHNPDSDVHLIASLADRLERLETAGMDAVFVQHYTLDYAQQSAEDFVEHQLIGMLRAVAIVGGEDIRFGKNNAGDADALRRLGEAHGTDIVILDDVCDEHGGRRWSSTWVRDLLRAGNVRKTAEILGRPHRIRGNVQHGFKRGRQLGFPTANLPGVGVGEIPADGVYAGWLVRTIPETQATEHLPAAISIGTNPQFEGVERTVEAHVLGRSDLNLYGEEVAIDFIDYVRPMMSFDAVEQLLSQMDNDLRTAADILSVPVATRVDPGSVTAK from the coding sequence ATGCAGGTGTGGCACAGTAGCTCCGATGTCCCAGCGGATTTCGGAGCATCAGTTCTTACTATTGGTATTTTTGATGGTGTTCATCGTGGGCATCAAGAGGTTGTGCGAGAAACGGTGCGGATCGCGCGCGAACGCAACCTTCCTGCCGTAGCGTTGACGTTTGATCCGCACCCGCGACTCGTGCATAACCCAGATTCGGATGTGCATTTGATTGCTTCGCTTGCGGATCGGCTTGAGCGCCTTGAAACGGCTGGGATGGACGCGGTTTTCGTTCAACATTATACGCTCGATTACGCCCAGCAAAGTGCGGAAGATTTCGTTGAGCACCAGTTGATTGGTATGCTCCGCGCGGTTGCGATTGTTGGCGGTGAGGATATCCGTTTCGGCAAGAACAACGCAGGGGATGCGGACGCGTTGCGTCGCCTTGGCGAAGCGCACGGAACAGATATCGTGATTCTCGACGACGTATGCGACGAACACGGCGGCCGCCGTTGGTCTTCTACGTGGGTTCGTGATTTGTTGCGAGCTGGAAACGTGCGTAAAACGGCGGAGATTCTTGGGCGCCCGCACCGTATTCGCGGGAACGTTCAGCATGGCTTTAAACGCGGGCGGCAGCTCGGCTTCCCAACCGCGAATTTGCCGGGAGTTGGCGTGGGGGAGATCCCTGCCGACGGCGTGTACGCCGGTTGGCTTGTGCGCACAATTCCTGAAACGCAGGCAACCGAACACCTACCAGCGGCTATCTCAATCGGAACAAACCCGCAGTTCGAAGGCGTAGAGCGCACTGTTGAGGCTCATGTGTTGGGCCGTAGCGATCTGAATTTATATGGGGAAGAAGTCGCAATCGACTTCATTGATTATGTGCGGCCGATGATGAGTTTCGACGCCGTTGAGCAGCTCCTTTCTCAGATGGATAACGATTTGCGTACAGCTGCCGATATTTTGTCGGTCCCGGTAGCAACGCGTGTGGATCCAGGATCAGTGACGGCCAAATAG
- a CDS encoding ABC transporter family protein produces the protein MGRPILLILDEPTAGLDVVEYERLKSLLFCFRGAVEGSGYFCASLAAFFCADYE, from the coding sequence ATGGGACGGCCTATTTTACTGATTCTGGACGAGCCTACAGCTGGTTTGGATGTTGTGGAATATGAACGTTTGAAGAGTTTGTTGTTCTGTTTCCGTGGGGCGGTTGAAGGAAGCGGATATTTTTGCGCGTCGTTGGCTGCGTTCTTCTGTGCAGATTATGAGTGA